A portion of the Gorilla gorilla gorilla isolate KB3781 chromosome X, NHGRI_mGorGor1-v2.1_pri, whole genome shotgun sequence genome contains these proteins:
- the EMD gene encoding emerin produces MDNYADLSDTELTTLLRRYNIPHGPVVGSTRRLYEKKIFEYETQRRRLSPPSSSAASSYSFSDLNSTRGDADMYDLPKKEDALLYQSKGYNDDYYEESYFTTRTYGEPESAGPSRAVRQSVTSFPDADAFHHQVRDDDLLSSSEEECKDRERPMYGRDSAYQSITHYRPVSASRSSLDLSYYPTSSSTSFMSSSSSSSSWLTRRAIRPENHAPGAGLGQDRQVPLWGQLLLFVVFVIVLFFIYHFMQAEEGNPF; encoded by the exons ATGGACAACTACGCAGATCTTTCGGATACCGAGCTGACCACCTTGCTGCGCCGGTACAACATCCCGCACGGGCCTGTAGTAG GATCAACTCGTAGGCTTTACGAGAAGAAGATCTTCGAGTACGAGACCCAGAGGCGGCGGCTCTCGCCACCCAGCTCGTCCGCCGCCTCCTCTTATAGCTTCTCTG ACTTGAATTCGACTAGAGGGGATGCAGATATGTATGATCTTCCCAAGAAAGAGGACGCTTTACTCTACCAGAGCAAGG GCTACAATGACGACTACTATGAAGAGAGCTACTTCACTACCAGGACTTACGGGGAGCCCGAGTCTGCGGGCCCGTCCAGGGCCGTCCGCCAGTCAGTGACTTCATTCCCAGATGCTGACGCTTTCCACCACCAG GTGCGTGATGACGATCTTTTGTCTTCTTCTGAAGAGGAGTGCAAAGATAG GGAACGCCCCATGTACGGCCGGGACAGTGCCTACCAGAGCATCACGCACTACCGCCCTGTTTCAGCCTCCAGGAGCTCCCTGGACCTGTCCTATTATCCCacttcctcctccacctcttttATGTCCTCTTCATCATCTTCCTCTTCATGGCTCACCCGCCGTGCCATCCGGCCTGAAAACCATGctcctggggctgggctgggccaggATCGCCAGGTCCCACTCTGGGGCCAGCTGCTGCTTTTCGTGGTCTTTGTGATCGTCCTCTTCTTCATTTACCACTTCATGCAGGCTGAAGAAGGCAACCCCTTCTAG